A single genomic interval of Sander lucioperca isolate FBNREF2018 chromosome 9, SLUC_FBN_1.2, whole genome shotgun sequence harbors:
- the LOC116065077 gene encoding amyloid beta A4 precursor protein-binding family B member 1-interacting protein-like, producing MDDIDVMFSHLLGEIDHLSQSLMPAADTAEVDPDSQAERTFSIGFMDLNECLNELEDHDLDALVADLGSKSTPSEERLLTNQQSNSCKENQIAASAMTQEPEPVAVIPPQLNSAKSSGGLQMSEPQTKVDKIKLALVKLREAKVRKLIVKVLMSDGSSKTLMVDERQTVREVLDQLFEKTHCDCSIDWSLCETNPELQIERGFEDHENLVEPLSAWTRFSENKIHFVSRPQKYVMFTEPQVFYMWKKKKECLSGINEQAKQILLKEHFGGSTLIVPDLQGMLYLKEDGKKLWKPRYFVLRASGIYYVPKGKTKSSSDLACFVCFEKVNIYTTNNFKQKYRAPTNFCFMLKHPCIQKESHYVKFLCCDDEHTLLLWVNSIRIAKYGTVLYENYQAAIKRTSSLQSLHFDAHKGKYNSHAPQISPQPSPAPPKTTKVEDYPHEPPPDFIPPPPGHTHV from the exons AGTTTAATGCCTGCAGCGGACACCGCAGAAGTGGACCCTGACTCGCAGGCAGAGAGAACCTTCTCCATTGGCTTCATGGACCTAAATG AGTGTCTTAATGAACTGGAGGACCACGACCTGGATGCTCTAGTGGCTGACCTCGGATCAAAATCAACCCCCTCAGAAGAGAGACTCCTCACAAATCAACAGAGCAACAGCTGTAAAGAAAATCAAATAGCAGCGTCAGCCATGACTCAGGAACCTGAGCCAGTAGCTGTTATTCCTCCACAATTGAACTCTGCTAAATCCTCTGGAGGGCTGCAGATG AGCGAACCTCAGACAAAGGTAGACAAAATCAAACTGGCTCTGGTGAAGCTGAGAGAAGCCAAAGTGAGGAAG TTAATAGTAAAGGTGCTGATGAGTGATGGCAGCTCCAAGACACTGATGGTGGATGAGAGACAGACGGTCCGAGAGGTTTTGGACCAGCTTTTTGAGAAGACACACTGTGACTGCAGCATCGACTGGAGCCTGTGTGAGACCAACCCTGAGCTGCAGATTG AAAGAGGCTTTGAGGACCATGAAAACTTAGTGGAGCCCCTGTCTGCGTGGACTCGCTTCAGTGAAAACAAAATCCATTTTGTGTCGAGACCTCAGAAGTATGTGATGTTTACAGAGCCTCAA GTATTTTACATgtggaaaaagaagaaagaatgtTTGAGTGGGATTAATGAGCAAGCCAAACAGATCTTACTCAAG GAGCATTTCGGAGGTTCCACTTTGATTGTTCCTGATCTTCAGGGCATGCTGTACCTAAAGGAAGATGGGAAAAAACTTTGGAAACCTCGCTACTTTGTGCTCCGAGCCTCAGGCATCTACTATGTACCTAAGGGAAAGACAAAG tcCTCCAGTGATCTCGCCTGCTTTGTTTGCTTTGAAAAAGTCAACATCTACACCACCAACAACTTCAAACAGAAATACAGAGCTCCCACTAACTTCTGCTTCATGCTAAAG CATCCCTGCATCCAGAAAGAGTCGCACTATGTCAAGTTCCTGTGCTGCGACGATGAGCACACGCTGTTGCTTTGGGTCAACTCCATCAGAATAGCCAAG TATGGGACTGTCCTGTATGAGAACTACCAGGCTGCAATAAAGAGAACCTCCAGTTTACAATCTCTCCACTTTGATGCACACAAAG GCAAATATAACAGTCACGCCCCTCAGATCAGCCCACAGCCGAGTCCAGCTCCACCCAAAACCACAAAAGTTGAAGACTATCCACATGAGCCACCCCCTGACttcatccctcctcctcctggacACACGCACGTTTGA
- the LOC116065075 gene encoding abl interactor 1-like isoform X4: MRDIRQNLQRHRNNPTVDIHKEKVARREIGILTTNKNTARTHKIIAPGNMERPVRYIRKPIDYTLLDDVGHGVKWLKAKQHGNNAAGRGGTLSRTTPPTQKPPSPPMAGRGTLGRNTPYKTLEPVKPPVVPNDYMTSPARLGSQQSPARTASLNQRPRTHSGSSGGSGGRENSGGSGVGMPLAVPTPSPPSMGQVATSSASVPQGPGLGPIPMSQFGTISRQISRHNSSTTSSASMVSATGTYRRAPSVSSQQPHINGGPAYPQNSVSVAPPPPPPMVQLTPQIPLTGFVARMQESITDSPAPPPPPPPEDMGVFEEPSPPPPPPPVDYEEEEAAVVHYNDPYADGDPHWAPKIYLEKVVAIYDYSKDKEDELSFMEGAIIYIIKKNDDGWFEGVCNGVTGLFPGNYVESIMHYAD, from the exons ACAGTGGATATCCATAAGGAGAAGGTGGCACGTCGAGAGATTGGCATCCTGACCACAAATAAGAACACTGCTCGCACCCACAAGATCATCGCCCCGGGCAACATGGAGCGGCCGGTGCGCTACATTCGAAAGCCCATCGACTACACACTGTTGGATGATGTGGGACACGGTGTCAAA TGGCTTAAGGCCAAG CAACATGGGAACAATGCGGCAGGACGAGGAGGGACACTTTCCAGGACCACCCCACCTACACAGAAACCCCCGAGCCCCCCAATGGCTGGTCGTGGTACCCTGGG GCGTAACACTCCCTACAAGACACTGGAGCCAGTGAAGCCTCCTGTGGTGCCCAATGACTACATGACGAGCCCGGCCCGACTGGGCAGCCAGCAAAGCCCTGCACGCACAGCCTCTCTCAACCAGAGGCCCAGGACACACAG tggcAGCAGTGGGGGTAGTGGCGGCAGGGAGAACAGTGGAGGCAGCGGAGTTGGTATGCCTCTAGCAGTTcccaccccctcccctcccaGTATGGGACAAG TGGCGACATCCTCTGCCTCAGTGCCCCAGGGTCCCGGCTTGGGTCCCATACCCATGTCCCAGTTTGGCACCATATCCCGCCAGATCTCCCGTCACAActcctccaccacctcctcGGCCTCCATGGTGTCAGCCACCGGCACCTACCGCCGCGCACCCTCCGTCTCCTCCCAGCAGCCACACATCAACGGGGGCCCCGCCTACCCACAGAACTCCG TGTCTGTggctcctccgcctcctcctccaATGGTCCAGCTGACCCCACAGATCCCTCTGACCGGCTTTGTGGCCAGAATGCAGGAGAGCA TAACAGACAGCCCCGCCCCGCCTCCTCCGCCTCCCCCAGAGGACATGGGTGTGTTTGAGGagccctctccccctcctcctcccccacctGTGGActatgaggaagaggaggccgcAGTGGTTCATTACAACGATCCCTACGCTGACGGAGACCCCCACTGGGCCCCCAAGATTTATTTAGAGAAAG TTGTGGCCATCTATGACTACAGCAAAGACAAGGAGGATGAGCTGTCCTTCATGGAAGGAGCCATCATCTACATAATCAAGAAAAACGATGACGGCTGGTTTGAAGGTGTCTGTAACGGCGTCACCGGACTCTTTCCAGGAAACTACGTCGAGTCGATCATGCACTATgctgactaa